A portion of the Calothrix sp. 336/3 genome contains these proteins:
- the fusA gene encoding elongation factor G: MARTNPLERVRNIGIAAHIDAGKTTTTERILFYSGVVHKIGEVHEGTAVTDWMEQERERGITITAAAISTSWRDHQINIIDTPGHVDFTIEVERSMRVLDGVITVLCSVGGVQPQTETVWRQADRYKVPRFVFVNKMDRTGANFYKVYEQVRDRLRANAVPIQLPIGAESEFLGLVDLVRMKAFIYTNDKGTDIKEEDIPADMQEIAQEYRSKLVEAVAETSDELMNKYFEGEELTEEEVRAALRKGTITGSIVPMLCGSAFKNKGVQLMLDAVVDYLPAPIDVPPIQGTLPNGDVVERHANDSEPLAALAFKIMADPYGRLTFVRVYSGVLKKGSYVLNATKNKKERISRLVVLKADDRQDVDELRAGDLGAAVGLKDTLTGDTLCDEGAAVILESLFIPEPVISVAVEPKTKNDMDKLSKALQALSEEDPTFRVNVDPETNQTVIAGMGELHLEILVDRMLREFKVEANVGAPQVAYRETIRKAVNRIEGKFIRQSGGKGQYGHVVIDLAPGEPGSGFEFVSKIVGGSVPKEYVGPAEAGMKESCESGVLAGYPLIDVKATLVDGSYHDVDSSEMAFKIAGSMAMKEAVLKASPVLLEPMMKVEVEVPENFLGDVMGDLNSRRGQIEGMGSEQGLAKVTAKVPLAEMFGYATDIRSKTQGRGIFSMEFSHYEEVPRNVAEAIIAKSKGNA; encoded by the coding sequence GTGGCACGTACTAACCCGCTAGAGAGAGTACGCAATATCGGTATTGCGGCGCATATAGATGCGGGCAAAACAACAACTACAGAGAGAATATTATTTTACTCTGGTGTAGTTCATAAAATTGGTGAAGTTCACGAAGGAACAGCCGTAACCGACTGGATGGAACAGGAGCGGGAGCGGGGTATCACCATTACTGCGGCAGCAATCAGTACCAGTTGGAGAGATCACCAAATTAACATTATTGATACTCCAGGACACGTAGACTTCACTATTGAAGTTGAGCGTTCCATGCGGGTATTAGATGGTGTAATCACAGTATTGTGTTCTGTCGGTGGTGTGCAACCACAAACAGAAACCGTCTGGCGACAAGCTGACCGCTATAAAGTGCCACGTTTCGTCTTCGTGAATAAGATGGATCGTACAGGTGCGAATTTTTATAAAGTTTACGAACAAGTACGCGATCGCCTGCGGGCAAATGCAGTTCCTATCCAACTACCCATTGGTGCAGAAAGCGAATTTCTTGGATTGGTAGACTTAGTGCGGATGAAAGCATTTATTTATACCAATGATAAAGGCACGGATATTAAAGAAGAAGATATTCCTGCCGATATGCAAGAGATAGCCCAAGAGTACCGCAGCAAGCTAGTAGAAGCAGTTGCTGAAACTAGTGACGAATTGATGAACAAGTACTTTGAAGGTGAAGAACTCACCGAAGAAGAGGTTCGTGCTGCTTTACGTAAAGGCACTATCACTGGCAGTATTGTCCCCATGCTTTGTGGTTCCGCCTTCAAAAACAAAGGCGTACAGCTGATGTTGGATGCAGTGGTAGATTATTTACCAGCGCCCATTGATGTACCTCCTATCCAAGGAACACTTCCCAATGGGGATGTGGTAGAGCGTCATGCCAATGATTCTGAACCACTAGCAGCCCTTGCGTTCAAGATTATGGCAGACCCCTATGGTCGTCTGACCTTTGTTCGAGTCTATTCGGGTGTTTTGAAGAAGGGCAGTTATGTTCTCAATGCCACGAAAAATAAGAAAGAGCGAATTTCTCGCCTCGTAGTATTGAAAGCAGATGACCGTCAAGACGTAGACGAACTCAGAGCAGGAGATTTAGGGGCAGCAGTAGGGTTAAAAGACACCTTAACAGGTGATACCCTCTGTGATGAAGGTGCCGCAGTCATTTTGGAATCACTATTTATTCCAGAACCCGTAATCTCGGTAGCGGTAGAACCCAAAACCAAGAACGACATGGACAAGCTGTCCAAAGCACTGCAAGCACTTTCGGAAGAAGATCCGACTTTCCGTGTGAATGTCGATCCAGAAACCAACCAAACCGTAATTGCAGGTATGGGTGAGTTGCACCTGGAAATTCTTGTAGACCGGATGTTACGTGAATTCAAGGTAGAAGCAAACGTGGGTGCACCACAGGTAGCTTACCGTGAAACAATTCGTAAAGCCGTCAACAGAATTGAAGGTAAATTTATCCGTCAAAGTGGTGGTAAAGGTCAGTATGGTCACGTTGTGATTGACCTAGCCCCAGGAGAACCAGGAAGCGGATTTGAATTTGTTTCTAAGATTGTCGGTGGTTCTGTACCCAAAGAATATGTAGGTCCAGCAGAAGCCGGCATGAAAGAAAGTTGTGAATCTGGCGTGCTGGCGGGCTATCCTCTGATAGATGTCAAAGCAACTTTAGTTGATGGCTCATATCATGATGTAGACTCTTCAGAAATGGCTTTCAAAATCGCTGGTTCTATGGCGATGAAAGAAGCTGTACTGAAGGCTTCTCCCGTATTGTTGGAACCCATGATGAAAGTCGAGGTGGAAGTTCCCGAAAACTTCCTAGGAGACGTAATGGGTGACCTCAACTCCCGTCGTGGGCAAATTGAAGGGATGGGCTCTGAGCAGGGTCTTGCCAAAGTCACAGCGAAGGTACCACTGGCAGAAATGTTTGGCTACGCCACTGATATTCGGTCAAAGACCCAAGGTCGGGGCATCTTCTCTATGGAGTTTAGCCACTACGAAGAAGTGCCTCGCAACGTAGCTGAGGCGATTATTGCTAAAAGCAAAGGGAACGCTTAG
- the tuf gene encoding elongation factor Tu gives MARAKFERTKPHVNIGTIGHVDHGKTTLTAAITMTLAALGQAQAKAYDQIDAAPEEKARGITINTAHVEYETTNRHYAHVDCPGHADYVKNMITGAAQMDGGILVCSAADGPMPQTREHILLAKQVGVPSLVVFLNKEDMVDDEELLELVELEVRELLSSYDFPGDDIPIIKGSGLQALEHMAANPKTQRGDNKWVDKIYELMDAVDAYIPTPERDVDKPFLMAVEDVFSISGRGTVATGRIERGRVKVGDNVELVGIKTTRATTVTGIEMFKKSLEEGMAGDNAGVLLRGLKKEDIERGMVLAKPGSITPHTEFEGEVYVLTEKEGGRKTPFFSGYRPQFYVRTTDVTGTIKSFTADDGSAAEMVMPGDRIKMTVELINAIAIEQGMRFAIREGGRTIGAGVVSKILK, from the coding sequence ATGGCACGCGCAAAGTTTGAAAGGACGAAACCTCACGTAAACATTGGTACTATTGGTCACGTAGACCATGGTAAGACAACATTGACAGCAGCAATCACCATGACTTTGGCTGCGTTGGGTCAGGCTCAAGCAAAAGCCTATGACCAGATTGATGCTGCCCCCGAAGAAAAAGCACGGGGTATTACCATCAACACTGCTCACGTAGAGTATGAAACCACCAATCGTCACTATGCCCACGTGGACTGTCCAGGACACGCTGACTATGTGAAGAACATGATTACTGGTGCTGCTCAAATGGATGGCGGTATCCTAGTGTGTTCTGCTGCTGATGGACCCATGCCCCAAACTCGTGAACACATTCTGTTAGCGAAGCAAGTTGGTGTACCAAGCCTTGTTGTTTTCTTGAACAAAGAAGACATGGTGGATGATGAAGAACTACTGGAACTCGTAGAATTGGAAGTACGTGAACTCCTTTCTAGTTATGATTTCCCTGGTGATGACATCCCCATTATCAAAGGTTCTGGTTTGCAAGCCCTAGAACACATGGCAGCTAATCCCAAAACCCAGCGTGGCGACAACAAGTGGGTAGATAAAATCTACGAACTTATGGATGCTGTAGACGCCTACATTCCCACCCCAGAGCGTGACGTTGACAAACCTTTCTTGATGGCGGTTGAAGACGTTTTCTCCATCTCTGGTCGGGGTACAGTGGCAACTGGACGGATTGAACGTGGTCGAGTCAAGGTTGGGGACAACGTTGAGTTAGTAGGGATTAAAACAACCCGTGCTACCACTGTTACTGGTATCGAGATGTTCAAAAAGAGTCTCGAAGAAGGGATGGCTGGAGACAATGCGGGTGTACTCCTGCGTGGTCTAAAGAAAGAAGATATTGAACGGGGAATGGTATTAGCTAAACCCGGTTCTATTACTCCTCATACCGAATTTGAAGGTGAAGTTTACGTTTTAACAGAGAAAGAAGGTGGTCGGAAGACTCCTTTCTTCTCTGGATATCGTCCTCAGTTCTATGTGCGGACAACTGATGTTACCGGTACCATTAAAAGCTTTACTGCTGATGACGGTAGTGCCGCAGAAATGGTCATGCCCGGAGACCGGATTAAGATGACAGTAGAATTGATTAACGCGATCGCTATTGAGCAAGGTATGCGCTTTGCGATTCGTGAAGGTGGTCGCACCATCGGTGCCGGTGTTGTCTCGAAAATTTTGAAGTAA
- the rpsG gene encoding 30S ribosomal protein S7 — MSRRGVVQRRPVPPDSVYNSRLISMIIRRIMRHGKKSIAARIVYDAMKTIEERTGSDPLETFERAVRNATPLVEVKARRVGGATYQVPMEVRSDRGTTLALRWLVQYSRQRSGRTMAGKLANELMDAANESGSAIRKREETHRMAEANKAFAHYRY; from the coding sequence ATGTCTCGTCGTGGTGTTGTTCAAAGGCGTCCAGTGCCGCCTGACTCTGTGTATAATAGCCGTCTGATTAGCATGATAATTCGACGCATCATGCGTCACGGCAAAAAATCTATTGCAGCCCGCATAGTTTATGATGCGATGAAAACAATTGAGGAACGCACTGGCAGCGATCCTTTGGAAACATTTGAAAGAGCTGTGCGCAATGCCACACCCCTGGTAGAAGTCAAAGCACGTCGAGTCGGTGGTGCTACTTACCAAGTACCCATGGAAGTTCGCTCTGACCGAGGCACAACTCTGGCATTACGCTGGCTGGTACAATATTCTAGACAACGTTCGGGTAGAACAATGGCAGGGAAGTTAGCCAATGAGCTAATGGATGCTGCTAATGAAAGCGGTAGTGCGATTCGTAAGCGGGAAGAAACACACCGGATGGCGGAAGCAAATAAAGCATTTGCCCATTATCGTTACTAG